The Pomacea canaliculata isolate SZHN2017 linkage group LG14, ASM307304v1, whole genome shotgun sequence genomic sequence tttctgtagctttgaggttaaagcaaaaaacttgtccagtgtctgttccttctgccttttttgtaaaactcttcggtaatacgacatcacatatccgacagacgcatgccaccttcatactttgaaatcatttcctttttcaattcatttgttggccgcttccttgtcattacctcactactattaattgccttaatcttctttggagccattattgaggattgtcttattaaaataaagcacaaaaatcgctaaataagaaggatgtgcatagataaggaacgactgatcgtaactttgtctcgagcgcgaatgattacatgctggtcagtcacgtgtggttcacgtggctgttagctatccgagacaaacttttaacgaaatttttgttcgctatccgaaatattcgctatccgaggcgttcgctaaccgaggttcaactgtatttttattaagtcatgaaaaataataatagagtaTTAATAAGGTTTTCAGCATCcaactgttttttaaaaaaatgactgcgAGGTATTTTGACTTTCACATATGCaacagaatgttttaaaaattttatcagaaaaaaatcaaaagaggGCAAAAGACGTgagatataattaatatattgtaatattgCAGGTTTTTGTTAAAGCTGCAGGACTGAGTCTCAGGAGATGAACGAACAGAGGACTTGTGGGCAGTTCACTCAGATAGTACTTTAAAAcgattaaagaagaaaaaattgaatgTAATCTTAGAAGAGGAAGCTATGTCTGCCATAACCAATCAAGTCCAGGTCTCATGTATACACAGCATAAGACTGAACCAAGGTCTGAAGCTATCTACAAGAAGACCTAAATAATGATGTAATGCTTGAGACAGAAAGCACATTTTGTTCTTATACAATAATGACATATTGCTCACCAATTAGCTGTATGCATCTTAAAAACACTTCTGGTCCAGATTTCATAAAACTTGAGCCTGCTACGCATATTCATCAATTAACTTTAAACATGAGGATAGTGTAAACTGGAGCTTAACTCTCCGGATgctatttattgtattaaagcTGAGGAAGTTCCTGGTGAAGAACTTCAGCACATAAAACCTGAGCATGCTGCACACATTGAGCATTCAGATTCTGGCACAACTTACATAAAACCTGAGATTGCTACGCATATTCATCAATCAAACTGGAAACAGGATGGTGTAAAACTGGAGCTTAACTCTGAGGATGccatttattgtattaaaagtGAGCCACTTCCTGGTGAAGAACTTCAGCACATAAAACCTGAGAATGCTGCACACATTGAGCATTCAGACTGTGGTCATGAGAGTGCTGTGAAAGTGGAGTACCACTGTCAAGATGTCACCTCTTTAATTAAGACTGAGCAGGATCCTGTGCAATGTGCTAAGACAGAAGAGCAGCTTGTATATAAGCCAGAAGAACAAGATCATAGTTACATACTGAAGACTGAGACAGGGTGGCCTGGTCAGCATGCAAAGTGGCAGAATGACATTGATGAgaattgtcaagaaatgaaTGCTGCTAGATGCATAACTCCTAAGGTGACATATATATTCACAGAAAGTCAACAGCATCAGATCCATCCaactgttactgaagtcaccATTGATTCACAAATAGAAATCCATAGTGATGCTAAATCATATCAGTGCCAAGTGTGCTTATCTTCTTTCAGGTTTCCAACCCTACTCAAGAAACATATGGTGATCCACTCTGATTTTAAAGCTGACCAGCATACTGCATGTACAGCTGCATTAGAAAGACTAGATACTTTAAAACACAACCAGGTAACCAACAATAATAAGATATCTCATCCATCCACTTCTTTTAAAActccatcagaaaaaaagcacatggtGACCCAAAATGTTGAGAAAACTTACCAGTGTACTGTCTGTCATAGAGCTTTTAAAAGATTAGATCAACTAAAACAGCACAAAGTGACCCACAGTAATGctagacctcaccagtgcagtgtatgtaatagtgcttttaagacttcaagtaatttaaaaagacacatgttgacccacagaaATGTTAGCCTTCACCAGTGCAGTATGTGT encodes the following:
- the LOC112555514 gene encoding zinc finger protein 596-like — translated: MCDGLECKLELNSPDAIYCIKAEEVPGEELQHIKPEHAAHIEHSDSGTTYIKPEIATHIHQSNWKQDGVKLELNSEDAIYCIKSEPLPGEELQHIKPENAAHIEHSDCGHESAVKVEYHCQDVTSLIKTEQDPVQCAKTEEQLVYKPEEQDHSYILKTETGWPGQHAKWQNDIDENCQEMNAARCITPKVTYIFTESQQHQIHPTVTEVTIDSQIEIHSDAKSYQCQVCLSSFRFPTLLKKHMVIHSDFKADQHTACTAALERLDTLKHNQVTNNNKISHPSTSFKTPSEKKHMVTQNVEKTYQCTVCHRAFKRLDQLKQHKVTHSNARPHQCSVCNSAFKTSSNLKRHMLTHRNVSLHQCSMCNRAFKCSSGLEKHMLKHINVRPHQCSICNSAFKTSTYLKRHMLTHTGRPHQCSMCNRAFKCSSGLEKHMLKHRNVRPHQCGICNSAFKKSSHLKTHMLTHTGRPHQCSICNSAFKTSSQLKRHMLTHTWRPIQCSMCDRAFEHSSGLERHMLKHLNVRPHQCGICNSAFKHPCRLKRHMLTHIARPHRCSMCNRAFECSSGLERHMLKHRNVSAPVQYMQ